A window of Juglans regia cultivar Chandler chromosome 7, Walnut 2.0, whole genome shotgun sequence contains these coding sequences:
- the LOC108991892 gene encoding uncharacterized protein LOC108991892 isoform X5, with product MVEPLNDPKIHGYIPELSRGLQLNVPQPTSMPCHSALLLSVHVAVLSSQSMSCCSHSLAQSSAPCLLPLPQPFCAAFLLGKLGSRSLVKDRRWSFSLSVADSDNATTKTSDEGFANAENKQPQAGVNKESGSQASEASNGSTFSSDLKQETSSSPNLQSTPKRSPLTAKERLRAARVLNRYMESKATKSEMGSKVLDALRASDGGKKRSGLPEAPTNLFDDSKRGMPKQGLTFEFPGGFDLFIIAFSFVFISTVMFATTYIVWKVGAIHFNEY from the exons ATGGTTGAGCCTTTAAACGATCCGAAAATTCATGGCTATATCCCTGAACTCAGTCGTGGGCTTCAACTCAACG TGCCTCAGCCCACATCGATGCCGTGCCACTCCGCTCTGCTCCTCTCAGTCCATGTTGCGGTCCTCTCCTCTCAATCAATGTCGTGCTGCTCTCATTCACTTGCCCAAAGCTCAGCCCCATGTCTGCTCCCTCTCCCTCAACCATTCTGTGCTGCTTTTCTCCTTG GGAAGTTGGGGTCAAGGAGTCTTGTAAAGGATAGAAGATGGAGCTTTTCCCTTTCAGTTGCAGATAGTGATAATGCTACCACAAAGACCAGTGATGAGGGTTTTGCAAACGCAGAAAATAAACAGCCGCAAGCTGGTGTAAATAAAGAGTCAGGTTCTCAAGCCTCTGAAGCATCTAATGGGTCAACATTTTCTTCAGATTTGAAGCAGGAGACATCATCGTCTCCGAACCTGCAATCCACACCAAAAAGATCACCACTAACAGCCAAAGAGAGACTAAGGGCTGCCCGGGTACTGAACCGTTACATGGAATCAAAAGCAACTAAATCAGAAATGGGCAGCAAAGTATTGGACGCACTGAGGGCGAGTGACGGTGGGAAGAAAAGATCTGGGCTCCCAGAAGCCCCCACAAACTTATTTGATGACAGCAAGCGAGGAATGCCAAAGCAGGGCCTAACGTTTGAGTTTCCAGGAGGTTTTGATCTGTTTATAATTGccttttcgtttgttttcataagcaCAGTGATGTTTGCTACAACGTACATTGTTTGGAAAGTAGGTGCAATCCATTTTAATGAGTATTAA
- the LOC108991892 gene encoding uncharacterized protein LOC108991892 isoform X1 yields MVEPLNDPKIHGYIPELSRGLQLNAQCLSPHRCRATPLCSSQSMLRSSPLNQCRAALIHLPKAQPHVCSLSLNHSVLLFSLKLQAKYPNVSRYCVGTSVPTVTQFASFPGKLGSRSLVKDRRWSFSLSVADSDNATTKTSDEGFANAENKQPQAGVNKESGSQASEASNGSTFSSDLKQETSSSPNLQSTPKRSPLTAKERLRAARVLNRYMESKATKSEMGSKVLDALRASDGGKKRSGLPEAPTNLFDDSKRGMPKQGLTFEFPGGFDLFIIAFSFVFISTVMFATTYIVWKVGAIHFNEY; encoded by the exons ATGGTTGAGCCTTTAAACGATCCGAAAATTCATGGCTATATCCCTGAACTCAGTCGTGGGCTTCAACTCAACG CTCAGTGCCTCAGCCCACATCGATGCCGTGCCACTCCGCTCTGCTCCTCTCAGTCCATGTTGCGGTCCTCTCCTCTCAATCAATGTCGTGCTGCTCTCATTCACTTGCCCAAAGCTCAGCCCCATGTCTGCTCCCTCTCCCTCAACCATTCTGTGCTGCTTTTCTCCTTG AAGTTGCAAGCCAAATACCCGAATGTGTCAAGATATTGTGTTGGAACTTCGGTACCGACAGTCACCCAATTTGCGTCCTTCCCAGGGAAGTTGGGGTCAAGGAGTCTTGTAAAGGATAGAAGATGGAGCTTTTCCCTTTCAGTTGCAGATAGTGATAATGCTACCACAAAGACCAGTGATGAGGGTTTTGCAAACGCAGAAAATAAACAGCCGCAAGCTGGTGTAAATAAAGAGTCAGGTTCTCAAGCCTCTGAAGCATCTAATGGGTCAACATTTTCTTCAGATTTGAAGCAGGAGACATCATCGTCTCCGAACCTGCAATCCACACCAAAAAGATCACCACTAACAGCCAAAGAGAGACTAAGGGCTGCCCGGGTACTGAACCGTTACATGGAATCAAAAGCAACTAAATCAGAAATGGGCAGCAAAGTATTGGACGCACTGAGGGCGAGTGACGGTGGGAAGAAAAGATCTGGGCTCCCAGAAGCCCCCACAAACTTATTTGATGACAGCAAGCGAGGAATGCCAAAGCAGGGCCTAACGTTTGAGTTTCCAGGAGGTTTTGATCTGTTTATAATTGccttttcgtttgttttcataagcaCAGTGATGTTTGCTACAACGTACATTGTTTGGAAAGTAGGTGCAATCCATTTTAATGAGTATTAA
- the LOC108991892 gene encoding uncharacterized protein LOC108991892 isoform X2, whose amino-acid sequence MVEPLNDPKIHGYIPELSRGLQLNAQCLSPHRCRATPLCSSQSMLRSSPLNQCRAALIHLPKAQPHVCSLSLNHSVLLFSLLQAKYPNVSRYCVGTSVPTVTQFASFPGKLGSRSLVKDRRWSFSLSVADSDNATTKTSDEGFANAENKQPQAGVNKESGSQASEASNGSTFSSDLKQETSSSPNLQSTPKRSPLTAKERLRAARVLNRYMESKATKSEMGSKVLDALRASDGGKKRSGLPEAPTNLFDDSKRGMPKQGLTFEFPGGFDLFIIAFSFVFISTVMFATTYIVWKVGAIHFNEY is encoded by the exons ATGGTTGAGCCTTTAAACGATCCGAAAATTCATGGCTATATCCCTGAACTCAGTCGTGGGCTTCAACTCAACG CTCAGTGCCTCAGCCCACATCGATGCCGTGCCACTCCGCTCTGCTCCTCTCAGTCCATGTTGCGGTCCTCTCCTCTCAATCAATGTCGTGCTGCTCTCATTCACTTGCCCAAAGCTCAGCCCCATGTCTGCTCCCTCTCCCTCAACCATTCTGTGCTGCTTTTCTCCTTG TTGCAAGCCAAATACCCGAATGTGTCAAGATATTGTGTTGGAACTTCGGTACCGACAGTCACCCAATTTGCGTCCTTCCCAGGGAAGTTGGGGTCAAGGAGTCTTGTAAAGGATAGAAGATGGAGCTTTTCCCTTTCAGTTGCAGATAGTGATAATGCTACCACAAAGACCAGTGATGAGGGTTTTGCAAACGCAGAAAATAAACAGCCGCAAGCTGGTGTAAATAAAGAGTCAGGTTCTCAAGCCTCTGAAGCATCTAATGGGTCAACATTTTCTTCAGATTTGAAGCAGGAGACATCATCGTCTCCGAACCTGCAATCCACACCAAAAAGATCACCACTAACAGCCAAAGAGAGACTAAGGGCTGCCCGGGTACTGAACCGTTACATGGAATCAAAAGCAACTAAATCAGAAATGGGCAGCAAAGTATTGGACGCACTGAGGGCGAGTGACGGTGGGAAGAAAAGATCTGGGCTCCCAGAAGCCCCCACAAACTTATTTGATGACAGCAAGCGAGGAATGCCAAAGCAGGGCCTAACGTTTGAGTTTCCAGGAGGTTTTGATCTGTTTATAATTGccttttcgtttgttttcataagcaCAGTGATGTTTGCTACAACGTACATTGTTTGGAAAGTAGGTGCAATCCATTTTAATGAGTATTAA
- the LOC108991892 gene encoding uncharacterized protein LOC108991892 isoform X9, with protein MVEPLNDPKIHGYIPELSRGLQLNGKLGSRSLVKDRRWSFSLSVADSDNATTKTSDEGFANAENKQPQAGVNKESGSQASEASNGSTFSSDLKQETSSSPNLQSTPKRSPLTAKERLRAARVLNRYMESKATKSEMGSKVLDALRASDGGKKRSGLPEAPTNLFDDSKRGMPKQGLTFEFPGGFDLFIIAFSFVFISTVMFATTYIVWKVGAIHFNEY; from the exons ATGGTTGAGCCTTTAAACGATCCGAAAATTCATGGCTATATCCCTGAACTCAGTCGTGGGCTTCAACTCAACG GGAAGTTGGGGTCAAGGAGTCTTGTAAAGGATAGAAGATGGAGCTTTTCCCTTTCAGTTGCAGATAGTGATAATGCTACCACAAAGACCAGTGATGAGGGTTTTGCAAACGCAGAAAATAAACAGCCGCAAGCTGGTGTAAATAAAGAGTCAGGTTCTCAAGCCTCTGAAGCATCTAATGGGTCAACATTTTCTTCAGATTTGAAGCAGGAGACATCATCGTCTCCGAACCTGCAATCCACACCAAAAAGATCACCACTAACAGCCAAAGAGAGACTAAGGGCTGCCCGGGTACTGAACCGTTACATGGAATCAAAAGCAACTAAATCAGAAATGGGCAGCAAAGTATTGGACGCACTGAGGGCGAGTGACGGTGGGAAGAAAAGATCTGGGCTCCCAGAAGCCCCCACAAACTTATTTGATGACAGCAAGCGAGGAATGCCAAAGCAGGGCCTAACGTTTGAGTTTCCAGGAGGTTTTGATCTGTTTATAATTGccttttcgtttgttttcataagcaCAGTGATGTTTGCTACAACGTACATTGTTTGGAAAGTAGGTGCAATCCATTTTAATGAGTATTAA
- the LOC108991892 gene encoding uncharacterized protein LOC108991892 isoform X3, which translates to MAISLNSVVGFNSTCLSPHRCRATPLCSSQSMLRSSPLNQCRAALIHLPKAQPHVCSLSLNHSVLLFSLKLQAKYPNVSRYCVGTSVPTVTQFASFPGKLGSRSLVKDRRWSFSLSVADSDNATTKTSDEGFANAENKQPQAGVNKESGSQASEASNGSTFSSDLKQETSSSPNLQSTPKRSPLTAKERLRAARVLNRYMESKATKSEMGSKVLDALRASDGGKKRSGLPEAPTNLFDDSKRGMPKQGLTFEFPGGFDLFIIAFSFVFISTVMFATTYIVWKVGAIHFNEY; encoded by the exons ATGGCTATATCCCTGAACTCAGTCGTGGGCTTCAACTCAACG TGCCTCAGCCCACATCGATGCCGTGCCACTCCGCTCTGCTCCTCTCAGTCCATGTTGCGGTCCTCTCCTCTCAATCAATGTCGTGCTGCTCTCATTCACTTGCCCAAAGCTCAGCCCCATGTCTGCTCCCTCTCCCTCAACCATTCTGTGCTGCTTTTCTCCTTG AAGTTGCAAGCCAAATACCCGAATGTGTCAAGATATTGTGTTGGAACTTCGGTACCGACAGTCACCCAATTTGCGTCCTTCCCAGGGAAGTTGGGGTCAAGGAGTCTTGTAAAGGATAGAAGATGGAGCTTTTCCCTTTCAGTTGCAGATAGTGATAATGCTACCACAAAGACCAGTGATGAGGGTTTTGCAAACGCAGAAAATAAACAGCCGCAAGCTGGTGTAAATAAAGAGTCAGGTTCTCAAGCCTCTGAAGCATCTAATGGGTCAACATTTTCTTCAGATTTGAAGCAGGAGACATCATCGTCTCCGAACCTGCAATCCACACCAAAAAGATCACCACTAACAGCCAAAGAGAGACTAAGGGCTGCCCGGGTACTGAACCGTTACATGGAATCAAAAGCAACTAAATCAGAAATGGGCAGCAAAGTATTGGACGCACTGAGGGCGAGTGACGGTGGGAAGAAAAGATCTGGGCTCCCAGAAGCCCCCACAAACTTATTTGATGACAGCAAGCGAGGAATGCCAAAGCAGGGCCTAACGTTTGAGTTTCCAGGAGGTTTTGATCTGTTTATAATTGccttttcgtttgttttcataagcaCAGTGATGTTTGCTACAACGTACATTGTTTGGAAAGTAGGTGCAATCCATTTTAATGAGTATTAA
- the LOC108991892 gene encoding uncharacterized protein LOC108991892 isoform X4: MAISLNSVVGFNSTCLSPHRCRATPLCSSQSMLRSSPLNQCRAALIHLPKAQPHVCSLSLNHSVLLFSLLQAKYPNVSRYCVGTSVPTVTQFASFPGKLGSRSLVKDRRWSFSLSVADSDNATTKTSDEGFANAENKQPQAGVNKESGSQASEASNGSTFSSDLKQETSSSPNLQSTPKRSPLTAKERLRAARVLNRYMESKATKSEMGSKVLDALRASDGGKKRSGLPEAPTNLFDDSKRGMPKQGLTFEFPGGFDLFIIAFSFVFISTVMFATTYIVWKVGAIHFNEY; encoded by the exons ATGGCTATATCCCTGAACTCAGTCGTGGGCTTCAACTCAACG TGCCTCAGCCCACATCGATGCCGTGCCACTCCGCTCTGCTCCTCTCAGTCCATGTTGCGGTCCTCTCCTCTCAATCAATGTCGTGCTGCTCTCATTCACTTGCCCAAAGCTCAGCCCCATGTCTGCTCCCTCTCCCTCAACCATTCTGTGCTGCTTTTCTCCTTG TTGCAAGCCAAATACCCGAATGTGTCAAGATATTGTGTTGGAACTTCGGTACCGACAGTCACCCAATTTGCGTCCTTCCCAGGGAAGTTGGGGTCAAGGAGTCTTGTAAAGGATAGAAGATGGAGCTTTTCCCTTTCAGTTGCAGATAGTGATAATGCTACCACAAAGACCAGTGATGAGGGTTTTGCAAACGCAGAAAATAAACAGCCGCAAGCTGGTGTAAATAAAGAGTCAGGTTCTCAAGCCTCTGAAGCATCTAATGGGTCAACATTTTCTTCAGATTTGAAGCAGGAGACATCATCGTCTCCGAACCTGCAATCCACACCAAAAAGATCACCACTAACAGCCAAAGAGAGACTAAGGGCTGCCCGGGTACTGAACCGTTACATGGAATCAAAAGCAACTAAATCAGAAATGGGCAGCAAAGTATTGGACGCACTGAGGGCGAGTGACGGTGGGAAGAAAAGATCTGGGCTCCCAGAAGCCCCCACAAACTTATTTGATGACAGCAAGCGAGGAATGCCAAAGCAGGGCCTAACGTTTGAGTTTCCAGGAGGTTTTGATCTGTTTATAATTGccttttcgtttgttttcataagcaCAGTGATGTTTGCTACAACGTACATTGTTTGGAAAGTAGGTGCAATCCATTTTAATGAGTATTAA
- the LOC108991892 gene encoding uncharacterized protein LOC108991892 isoform X7, with translation MAISLNSVVGFNSTKLQAKYPNVSRYCVGTSVPTVTQFASFPGKLGSRSLVKDRRWSFSLSVADSDNATTKTSDEGFANAENKQPQAGVNKESGSQASEASNGSTFSSDLKQETSSSPNLQSTPKRSPLTAKERLRAARVLNRYMESKATKSEMGSKVLDALRASDGGKKRSGLPEAPTNLFDDSKRGMPKQGLTFEFPGGFDLFIIAFSFVFISTVMFATTYIVWKVGAIHFNEY, from the exons ATGGCTATATCCCTGAACTCAGTCGTGGGCTTCAACTCAACG AAGTTGCAAGCCAAATACCCGAATGTGTCAAGATATTGTGTTGGAACTTCGGTACCGACAGTCACCCAATTTGCGTCCTTCCCAGGGAAGTTGGGGTCAAGGAGTCTTGTAAAGGATAGAAGATGGAGCTTTTCCCTTTCAGTTGCAGATAGTGATAATGCTACCACAAAGACCAGTGATGAGGGTTTTGCAAACGCAGAAAATAAACAGCCGCAAGCTGGTGTAAATAAAGAGTCAGGTTCTCAAGCCTCTGAAGCATCTAATGGGTCAACATTTTCTTCAGATTTGAAGCAGGAGACATCATCGTCTCCGAACCTGCAATCCACACCAAAAAGATCACCACTAACAGCCAAAGAGAGACTAAGGGCTGCCCGGGTACTGAACCGTTACATGGAATCAAAAGCAACTAAATCAGAAATGGGCAGCAAAGTATTGGACGCACTGAGGGCGAGTGACGGTGGGAAGAAAAGATCTGGGCTCCCAGAAGCCCCCACAAACTTATTTGATGACAGCAAGCGAGGAATGCCAAAGCAGGGCCTAACGTTTGAGTTTCCAGGAGGTTTTGATCTGTTTATAATTGccttttcgtttgttttcataagcaCAGTGATGTTTGCTACAACGTACATTGTTTGGAAAGTAGGTGCAATCCATTTTAATGAGTATTAA
- the LOC108991892 gene encoding uncharacterized protein LOC108991892 isoform X8, with protein sequence MAISLNSVVGFNSTLQAKYPNVSRYCVGTSVPTVTQFASFPGKLGSRSLVKDRRWSFSLSVADSDNATTKTSDEGFANAENKQPQAGVNKESGSQASEASNGSTFSSDLKQETSSSPNLQSTPKRSPLTAKERLRAARVLNRYMESKATKSEMGSKVLDALRASDGGKKRSGLPEAPTNLFDDSKRGMPKQGLTFEFPGGFDLFIIAFSFVFISTVMFATTYIVWKVGAIHFNEY encoded by the exons ATGGCTATATCCCTGAACTCAGTCGTGGGCTTCAACTCAACG TTGCAAGCCAAATACCCGAATGTGTCAAGATATTGTGTTGGAACTTCGGTACCGACAGTCACCCAATTTGCGTCCTTCCCAGGGAAGTTGGGGTCAAGGAGTCTTGTAAAGGATAGAAGATGGAGCTTTTCCCTTTCAGTTGCAGATAGTGATAATGCTACCACAAAGACCAGTGATGAGGGTTTTGCAAACGCAGAAAATAAACAGCCGCAAGCTGGTGTAAATAAAGAGTCAGGTTCTCAAGCCTCTGAAGCATCTAATGGGTCAACATTTTCTTCAGATTTGAAGCAGGAGACATCATCGTCTCCGAACCTGCAATCCACACCAAAAAGATCACCACTAACAGCCAAAGAGAGACTAAGGGCTGCCCGGGTACTGAACCGTTACATGGAATCAAAAGCAACTAAATCAGAAATGGGCAGCAAAGTATTGGACGCACTGAGGGCGAGTGACGGTGGGAAGAAAAGATCTGGGCTCCCAGAAGCCCCCACAAACTTATTTGATGACAGCAAGCGAGGAATGCCAAAGCAGGGCCTAACGTTTGAGTTTCCAGGAGGTTTTGATCTGTTTATAATTGccttttcgtttgttttcataagcaCAGTGATGTTTGCTACAACGTACATTGTTTGGAAAGTAGGTGCAATCCATTTTAATGAGTATTAA
- the LOC108991892 gene encoding uncharacterized protein LOC108991892 isoform X6, with protein MPCHSALLLSVHVAVLSSQSMSCCSHSLAQSSAPCLLPLPQPFCAAFLLGKLGSRSLVKDRRWSFSLSVADSDNATTKTSDEGFANAENKQPQAGVNKESGSQASEASNGSTFSSDLKQETSSSPNLQSTPKRSPLTAKERLRAARVLNRYMESKATKSEMGSKVLDALRASDGGKKRSGLPEAPTNLFDDSKRGMPKQGLTFEFPGGFDLFIIAFSFVFISTVMFATTYIVWKVGAIHFNEY; from the exons ATGCCGTGCCACTCCGCTCTGCTCCTCTCAGTCCATGTTGCGGTCCTCTCCTCTCAATCAATGTCGTGCTGCTCTCATTCACTTGCCCAAAGCTCAGCCCCATGTCTGCTCCCTCTCCCTCAACCATTCTGTGCTGCTTTTCTCCTTG GGAAGTTGGGGTCAAGGAGTCTTGTAAAGGATAGAAGATGGAGCTTTTCCCTTTCAGTTGCAGATAGTGATAATGCTACCACAAAGACCAGTGATGAGGGTTTTGCAAACGCAGAAAATAAACAGCCGCAAGCTGGTGTAAATAAAGAGTCAGGTTCTCAAGCCTCTGAAGCATCTAATGGGTCAACATTTTCTTCAGATTTGAAGCAGGAGACATCATCGTCTCCGAACCTGCAATCCACACCAAAAAGATCACCACTAACAGCCAAAGAGAGACTAAGGGCTGCCCGGGTACTGAACCGTTACATGGAATCAAAAGCAACTAAATCAGAAATGGGCAGCAAAGTATTGGACGCACTGAGGGCGAGTGACGGTGGGAAGAAAAGATCTGGGCTCCCAGAAGCCCCCACAAACTTATTTGATGACAGCAAGCGAGGAATGCCAAAGCAGGGCCTAACGTTTGAGTTTCCAGGAGGTTTTGATCTGTTTATAATTGccttttcgtttgttttcataagcaCAGTGATGTTTGCTACAACGTACATTGTTTGGAAAGTAGGTGCAATCCATTTTAATGAGTATTAA
- the LOC108991939 gene encoding transcription factor bHLH51 — MENCYYSGFPQEGNWAQCHAAVLDSESSSYLVPWQLSPQVSASANFQFQGFPVAEDGGGATASKSHSQAEKRRRDRINAQLSTLRKLIPKSDKMDKAALLGSVIDHVKDLKRKAMEVSKACLLPTEADEVTIESDYAQDVNLGNVHRSEENMFIRASICCDDRPELFSELIQVLKGLGLTAVKADIASVGGRIKSVLVLCTKESDVGACHSTLKHSLRLVLSKIASSSMASNCRIRSKRQRFFLPSYSQ; from the exons ATGGAGAATTGCTATTACTCCGGTTTTCCTCAGGAGGGAAACTGGGCTCAGTGTCATGCTGCAGTTCTAGACAGTGAGTCCTCCTCCTATCTAGTTCCATGGCAACTATCACCTCAGGTATCAGCCTCTGCCAATTTCCAATTCCAAGGGTTTCCGGTTGCAGAAGATGGAGGAGGTGCCACTGCTTCCAAGAGCCATAGTCAAGCAGAGAAGCGGCGTAGGGACAggataaatgcacaactttcaACTCTTAGGAAACTAATTCCCAAGTCTGATAAG ATGGACAAGGCAGCTCTATTAGGAAGTGTGATTGACCATGTGAAGGATCTTAAGCGAAAAGCAATGGAGGTCAGCAAAGCCTGCTTGCTTCCTACAGAAGCAGATGAAGTAACTATTGAATCTGATTATGCCCAAGATGTAAACCTCGGCAACGTTCACAGAAGCGAGGAAAATATGTTCATAAGGGCCTCTATTTGCTGCGATGATCGACCGGAGCTGTTTTCGGAGCTCATCCAAGTCCTCAAAGGCTTAGGACTGACAGCAGTCAAAGCTGATATTGCTAGTGTGGGTGGAAGAATTAAGAGCGTTTTGGTGCTTTGCACTAAGGAAAGTGATGTGGGTGCTTGCCATAGCACTCTGAAACATTCACTTAGACTGGTTTTAAGTAAAATTGCTTCGTCATCTATGGCTTCAAACTGTCGTATTAGAAGCAAAAGGCAGAGGTTCTTTTTGCCTTCGTATTCACAATAA